One Papaver somniferum cultivar HN1 chromosome 10, ASM357369v1, whole genome shotgun sequence genomic window carries:
- the LOC113318247 gene encoding translationally-controlled tumor protein homolog: MLVYQDLLTGDELLSDSFPYEEIVDGMLWQVEGKWVVQGAVDVNIGANPSAEGADADEGVDDTAVKCVDIVDTFRLQEQPPFDKKQFVTYIKRFIKTLTPKLSEEEKAKFNKGIEAATKYLLPKLKDLQFFVGESMHDDATMVFAYYKEGAADPTFLYFAHSLKEIKC, encoded by the exons ATGCTTGTCTACCAAGATCTTCTTACAG GTGATGAGCTTCTCTCGGATTCTTTTCCTTACGAGGAAATTGTAGATGGAATGTTATGGCAAGTTGAGGGGAAG TGGGTTGTTCAAGGAGCTGTTGATGTGAACATTGGTGCTAATCCTTCTGCTGAAGGTGCTGATGCTGATGAGGGTGTTGATGACACAGCTGTGAAATGTGTTGATATTGTCGACACTTTTAGACTCCAG GAACAACCACCTTTTGACAAGAAACAATTCGTTACATACATCAAGCGCTTCATCAAGACTCTTACACCCAAGCTGAGTGAAGAGGAGAAAGCAAAATTCAACAAGGGCATTGAGGCAGCAACCAAGTACCTTCTTCCAAAGCTCAAGGACTTGCAATT TTTTGTCGGGGAGAGCATGCACGATGATGCTACAATGGTGTTTGCATACTACAAGGAAGGTGCTGCTGATCCCACCTTCCTCTACTTTGCCCACTCTCTGAAGGAAATCAAGTGTTAG
- the LOC113317526 gene encoding E3 ubiquitin-protein ligase UPL5-like gives MKRAASFDAEIDGDNQSVSFCSKRTRYVGSSSSKSLHFFVRNSDGTTKVIHANSDDTIEYVHEQIREKTGIPIDKQGYLIYRGKQLQMDKTLEYYSIQKDARLQLVVRIRTAEYLNTWEVVNKLILTAGRLCRHERPGANKNVVNDVKVFIDMSSTDASSFRHNQMFVSAGGAAGLVMLFVSPIAGNKECAEKAIQLFLNPQHIYYVPIILEFCKLLCGKTSKPNRLYISCVITLRIVLKTIRKNRYFDYAKKIVVIQGLCQFVSELGRKVMKGLESCINSPQIAVVSLFGDVSAFIAFLILLSKAIEDGLGRMGICLTDSHLCDIVELGSLHVIFLDMLGKIDVCLKNIEITISKSRGTIDSHRSGWGQYLYILKALNTLSKIYKGAEENVLSVMRSRHIALNALIKNSGRSDGHRWILEHKDLTSFESRRHLTMMLLPELKDEYEYDYEHLFEMLIDREQLLAESFEYINEADAEDLVGGRLFMKFKNERATGPGALREWFCLVCQAVCNPHNALFLACPDNFRRFFPNPASDVNSLHLKYFHFFGRVTALALVYKVQVGILFDRTFFLQLAGETVSLEDVRDADPLFYSSCKKILEMDTDILDSDALGLTFVREIENLGSRRTVELRPGGNSIALNSKNREAYVNLLIQHRFVTSVSDQVKVFGEGFSEILCDPSLLAFFFRSLEHEDLDLMLHGSDRAICAEDWKAHTDYNGFKKTDSQIVWFWKVVEGMSVEQRRVLLFFWTSVKYLPVEGFSGLQSRLCIYKSHKSHERLPSAHTCFYQLCLPHYKSKSKMQESLQIITQEHLSCSFGVR, from the exons ATGAAAAGAGCTGCTAGTTTTGATGCTGAGATTGATGGTGACAATCAATCAGTGTCTTTCTGTAGTAAACGAACTAGATATGTTGGGTCTTCATCATCGAAGTCTTTGCATTTCTTCGTGAGAAACTCTGATGgtactacaaaggtaatccatgcAAATAGTGATGATACAATTGAATATGTTCATGAACAAATTAGAGAAAAGACTGGAATACCTATAGATAAACAAGGTTATTTAATTTATAGAGGGAAACAGCTTCAGATGGATAAAACCCTAGAATATTATTCGATACAGAAGGATGCACGGCTTCAATTGGTTGTAAGAATCAGGACTGCTGAATATTTGAACACGTGGGAAGTTGTTAATAAGTTAATCTTAACAGCAGGCAGGCTTTGCAGACATGAACGTCCTGGTGCAAATAAGAATGTTGTTAATGATGTTAAAGTGTTCATCGATATGTCTTCGACAGATGCCAGTAGTTTTCGTCACAATCAGATGTTTGTATCTGCAGGTGGAGCAGCAGGTCTGGTTATGCTGTTTGTTTCCCCAATTGCAGGTAACAAGGAGTGTGCTGAAAAGGCAATCCAACTATTTTTAAACCCTCAGCATATTTATTATGTTCCTATCATTTTAGAGTTCTGTAAATTGCTTTGCGGTAAAACATCTAAACCGAATCGGCTTTATATTTCTTGTGTAATCACGCTAAGGATAGTGTTGAAAACCATTCGTAAGAATAGATATTTTGATTATGCTAAAAAAATAGTTGTGATTCAGGGGTTATGTCAGTTTGTATCTGAGCTGGGACGCAAGGTGATGAAGGGTTTGGAATCTTGTATTAATTCTCCACAAATTGCTGTAGTGTCATTATTCGGTGATGTTAGTGCTTTTATTGCTTTCTTGATTCTTTTGTCTAAAGCAATTGAGGACGGGTTAGGCAGGATGGGCATTTGTTTGACTGATTCACATCTATGTGATATTGTGGAGCTTGGATCGCTTCATGTTATCTTCTTAGATATGCTTGGAAAAATTGATGTGTGCTTGAAGAACATAGAGATTACGATCAGCAAAAGTAGAGGGACAATTGATAGTCATCGGAGTGGGTGGGGTCAATATCTTTATATATTGAAGGCACTGAATACTTTATCTAAAATTTATAAAGGTGCTGAAGAAAATGTTCTATCTGTGATGAGGTCAAGGCACATTGCTCTAAACGCTCTCATTAAGAATTCAGGGAGAAGTGATGGTCATCGTTGGATTCTTGAGCATAAGGATTTGACATCTTTTGAATCTAGGAGGCATTTGACGATGATGTTGTTGCCTGAGCTGAAAGATGAATATGAATATGATTATGAACATTTGTTTGAAATGCTTATTGATAGGGAACAGTTATTGGCCGAATCATTTGAGTATATTAATGAAgctgatgctgaagatttggttGGTGGTAGACTTTTCATGAAGTTTAAAAATGAGAGAGCGACTGGTCCTGGCGCTTTGCGAGAGTGGTTTTGCTTGGTCTGTCAAGCAGTATGCAATCCACACAATGCCCTATTTCTAGCTTGCCCAGACAACTTCAGAAGGTTCTTTCCTAATCCAGCATCCGATGTCAACTCACTGCACCTTAAATATTTTCACTTTTTTGGACGAGTAACTGCATTAGCGTTGGTGTACAAAGTGCAAGTAGGGATCTTATTTGATCGCACATTTTTCTTGCAATTGGCTGGAGAGACTGTTTCTTTGGAAGATGTGCGAGATGCTGATCCCTTATTTTATTCGAGCTGCAAGAAAATTCTAGAAATGGATACTGATATTTTAGATTCAGATGCTTTGGGTCTAACCTTTGTCAGAGAAATCGAAAATTTAGGATCTAGGAGAACTGTGGAGCTCCGTCCAGGAGGAAATAGCATTGCATTGAATAGCAAGAACCGAGAAGCTTATGTGAATCTCCTAATACAACATCGTTTTGTGACCTCAGTCTCAGATCAAGTAAAAGTATTCGGGGAAGGTTTTTCTGAAATTCTTTGTGATCCATCCCTGCTTGCATTCTTCTTTCGGAGTTTAGAGCATGAAGATCTCGATCTTATGCTGCATGGAAGTGATAGAGCTATATGTGCGGAGGACTGGAAGGCGCACACCGACTATAATGGCTTCAAGAAAACTGATAGCCAAATCGTTTGGTTCTGGAAG GTTGTAGAAGGTATGTCAGTTGAGCAACGAAGGGTACTTCTCTTCTTCTGGACGTCAGTGAAGTACTTACCGGTGGAAGGCTTTAGCGGGCTTCAATCTCGATTATGTATATACAAATCACACAAATCCCATGAAAGATTGCCTTCAGCGCACACATGCTTCTACCAGTTATGTCTTCCGCACTATAAATCTAAATCCAAAATGCAGGAATCTCTTCAAATCATCACCCAGGAACACTTGAGCTGCAGCTTTGGTGTACGGTGA